In Zalophus californianus isolate mZalCal1 chromosome 4, mZalCal1.pri.v2, whole genome shotgun sequence, the following proteins share a genomic window:
- the LOC113911530 gene encoding RING-type E3 ubiquitin-protein ligase PPIL2-like isoform X1, which produces MGKRQHQKDKMYITCAEYTHFYGGKKPDIPQANFHRLPFDHCSLSLQPFVYPVCTPEGVVFDLLNIVPWLKKYGTNPSNGEKLDGRSLIKLNFAKNKEESIVPF; this is translated from the exons atgggGAAGCGACAGCATCAGAAGGACAAGATGTACATTACCTGTGCTGAATACACTCACTTCTATGGTGGCAAGAAACCAGATATTCCACAAGCAAATTTTCATCGTTTGCCTTTTGATCACTGCAGTCTCTCTCTGCAGCCCTTCGTCTACCCAGTCTGCACCCCTGAAGGCGTCGTCTTTGACTTGCTTAACATTGTCCCTTGGCTTAAGAAGTATGGGACCAACCCCAGCAACGGAGAGAAACTGGACGGGAGGTCCCTGATCAAGCTGAACTTTGCAAAGAACAAGGAAG AATCCATCGTTCCTTTCTGA
- the LOC113911530 gene encoding RING-type E3 ubiquitin-protein ligase PPIL2-like isoform X2, translating into MGKRQHQKDKMYITCAEYTHFYGGKKPDIPQANFHRLPFDHCSLSLQPFVYPVCTPEGVVFDLLNIVPWLKKYGTNPSNGEKLDGRSLIKLNFAKNKEGAPWAD; encoded by the exons atgggGAAGCGACAGCATCAGAAGGACAAGATGTACATTACCTGTGCTGAATACACTCACTTCTATGGTGGCAAGAAACCAGATATTCCACAAGCAAATTTTCATCGTTTGCCTTTTGATCACTGCAGTCTCTCTCTGCAGCCCTTCGTCTACCCAGTCTGCACCCCTGAAGGCGTCGTCTTTGACTTGCTTAACATTGTCCCTTGGCTTAAGAAGTATGGGACCAACCCCAGCAACGGAGAGAAACTGGACGGGAGGTCCCTGATCAAGCTGAACTTTGCAAAGAACAAGGAAG GGGCGCCTTGGGCTGACTGA